A single genomic interval of Nitratidesulfovibrio sp. SRB-5 harbors:
- the speB gene encoding agmatinase, protein MGKPVNSLHSPRFCGVRTFQRLPHAEHPEGNDFAVYGVPFDTATSYKPGCRFGPAAIREASSILKSYNSVLDVDIFEHLDGVDCGDIDIVPGYTEDSFERIQNGLAPCMNSGAVPVIMGGDHSITLPVLRAVAQKHGPVALLHFDAHSDTGSDYFGKPYNHGTTFHWAIEEGLVLPRQSTQVGIRGPLYSHDSLQYAHAKGLELISGWELHGIGVQKAIERIRERIEPGVPVYVSFDIDFLDAAYAPGTGTPEIGGFTSHQALQLVLGTCPGLHLVGMDMVEVLPESDHASITSYAAAGIMHAFISVLARNRRTGM, encoded by the coding sequence ATGGGCAAACCGGTCAACTCACTGCACTCTCCCAGATTCTGCGGCGTACGGACCTTTCAGCGCCTCCCACACGCGGAGCACCCGGAAGGCAACGACTTTGCCGTCTACGGAGTCCCCTTCGACACGGCAACCAGCTACAAGCCCGGTTGCCGCTTCGGACCGGCGGCCATCCGCGAGGCATCAAGCATCCTGAAATCCTACAACAGCGTTCTGGACGTTGATATTTTCGAACATCTCGACGGGGTAGACTGCGGCGACATCGACATAGTCCCCGGATACACGGAAGACAGCTTCGAGCGTATCCAGAACGGCCTTGCTCCCTGCATGAATTCCGGGGCCGTTCCCGTCATCATGGGGGGCGACCACTCCATCACCCTGCCGGTGCTCCGCGCCGTGGCCCAAAAACACGGGCCGGTGGCCCTGCTGCACTTCGACGCCCATTCCGATACCGGCAGCGACTACTTCGGCAAGCCCTACAACCACGGCACAACGTTCCATTGGGCCATCGAGGAAGGGCTCGTGTTGCCCCGGCAAAGCACGCAGGTCGGCATCCGGGGCCCCCTCTACTCGCACGACAGCCTTCAGTACGCACATGCAAAGGGCCTTGAGCTGATCAGCGGATGGGAACTGCACGGCATTGGCGTTCAAAAGGCCATCGAACGAATCCGCGAACGCATTGAACCGGGCGTGCCGGTGTACGTGAGCTTCGACATCGACTTTCTGGACGCCGCCTATGCACCAGGCACGGGAACCCCGGAAATCGGCGGTTTCACCTCGCATCAGGCTTTGCAACTCGTGCTGGGAACATGCCCAGGGCTTCACCTTGTCGGCATGGACATGGTGGAAGTGCTGCCCGAATCGGACCATGCATCGATCACGTCCTACGCAGCCGCGGGCATCATGCACGCATTCATTTCCGTGCTTGCCCGGAACAGACGGACAGGAATGTAG